CTGCTTTTGTCCACTCAGTTATTAAGTTGCCTTGACTAAATTTCCTGGGTCTGTCCTGCTATCGGTTCTTCCCTGCCCCCTGCGTGAACATTCCAGCAAGATTAACTGGCCTGCTTCGCTGGGGATCTTTAGCTCCACCTTTATCACCGTCCTCCTGGCTGAAATGGGGGATAAAACCCAGATTACGGTGCTGCTCATGAGTGCTGAATCCCAATCGCCCTGGCTAGTCTTTGTGGGGGCGGGTTCGGCCTTAATGATGACCAGCCTGTTAGGCGTCCTCGTTGGCCATTGGCTCTCCCACCATTTTCCCCCGCGGCTTCTGGAAACCGCAGCGGGTGCTCTCTTGCTCTTGATTGCGATCGGGCTACTGTGGGATGTGGTCCATCTGTAAATACTCGATTCAATCTGGCACCCCTGCGCCCCATCCCCCCCAAAATAGGTAAAGGCTGTATTCGATACATCTCGAGCAATAGAGTGATTTTATGGATTGGAGTTTACTTTGGTTAAGTTTTGTGGCGGTGTTTCTCTCCGAGTTAGGAGATAAAAGTCAGCTAGCCGCGATCGCTCTGAGCGGGAGTTCCCGTGCCCCCTGGGCCGTTTTTCTGGGAACTTCAGCCGCTTTGCTGCTTGCCACCTTTGTAGGTGTCATTCTGGGGCATGGGACGGCCCAATTATTCCCCTCTCCTCGTTTGGTCAAGTCCCTAGCCGCTTTGGGATTTGCCCTCATGGCCGTCCGCTTGCTCTGGCCAAGTCGTGACTTACCTAATGCCTAAAGGGTCAACCAACGAAGTTGGAATCCACTGATAGAATAAACCCAGTGTCAGTGGGGTTACCCCCCAGTGCCATTCTATTGGAACCCCAGCATTAATTCATGGCTAAGATTGTTTCTGTTCACTCCTTCCGCGGGGGGACTGGTAAATCTAACTCCACTGCCAATATTGCGTCTACGATTGCCCGTCATGGCCATCGGGTGGCGATCGTGGATACGGATATTCAATCCCCTGGCATTCACGTCTTGTTCGGATTTGATGAAGAAAAAATTGAGCGATCGCTCAATGATTACCTATGGGGGCGCTGTGCAATTTCAGATACTGCCTACGACGTGAGTGAGGTTTTGAGACGGCATCACTCGCCCACGCAACCAGGGGGCAAAATCTTCCTGATTCCGTCGAGCCTGAAGGCAGGTGAAATTGCGCGGGTATTGCGTGAAGGCTATGATGTGGGTCTCTTGAATGATGGTTTCCAAGAGCTAATTGAAAACTTAGCACTCGATTATCTATTTATTGATACGCACCCCGGTCTGAATGAAGAAACCCTACTGTCCATCACAATTTCAGATATTTTGCTGCTGATCCTGCGACCCGATCGCCAAGATTTTCAGGGAACAGCCGTAACCGTCGATGTTGCCCGCAAATTGGAAGTGCCGAAAATGCTACTGATGATTAACAAGGCTCTCCCTTCCTATGACTTTGATGCCATGCGGGAAAGTGTTGAAGCAACCTATAGCGTACCTGTGGCTGGAATCATGCCGCTCTCGGAAGAAATGATTCAACTAGCCAGTAGCGAGATCTTTGTGCTGCGCTATCCCGATCATCCGCTGAGCAAAGTCATTGAGGTAGTTGCCCAACAAGTTATGGCTGCATAGTTAGGGAGCGCCGGTATGAGTGAACCAACCAATGACTTTTCCGTGCAAGGCCAAAGTGGTGAAGACACTTCGATCAGTATGATTGATATTTTCACCCTGCCCGACTCACTGCGACAACTTCTCAGTTGGATGCTTCGCAAGGGAGAAGTTAGTGTTCAGGAGGTAGCCCAACATCTCAAACAAGATGAGGCAACCGTTACCCCCCTGTTAGAGCACTTAGTCGAAGATGGTATGCTGCGGACACGACAGGTGGGACAAGAGCGCTGCTTCCGCGTCCTGCTGGCCCACAAGAGCAATCGTCAAGTCTCAGAAGATATCTGGAGCTTCCTAGAGTAACAGCTCTTCTGAGTTTATGGAGTAAACCGTATAGGTAACTACACATCAAAGAGCCAAAACGCTGGGTTTATGGTGGGGGCGCTACGCGCCCCCACCATAAACCCAGGAAAGCCAGAGTAACCTCGATGAGTGATTTCGATGCATTCTTGTGAAGCGTTGGAGTGTGCTGCGTATACCCTAGTAGTGAGTATCAGTATGCTCTCTTAATATAAAATTTAGGAGATGACTTTACTCGCACCACAAACTCGCATCACAAAGAGTAATGATCTGGTCGATAAAAGCCTTCATTTCTGGACAGGCTTGGATTGCAATCATAAGATCATTATCCTTCAAGATTCTTTTTCCATGAATAGGCTTATTATAGTCCTGCTGCCCGCCTAATTGGAAAATTTCTTTAATGTGGGAAGCAGGCGGTTTCTGATAGTTAATTGTTTCCGGCGGACCACTAGGAGCCGATCGATTATGCTTAGCTAAAGCCTGAATGGTCTTCCAGTAGGGAAGCAGCCAAGCTTCAAAATCATGAAGGGCCACGTGGGGATAAAAGTTAGGATTATGCCCCGTCCACTCTCTCATTTTTTTCGTAGCATCTGCTGCATCTTTAAAGTCTTTTGTCCCCGTATAAACGTCGGTCAGAGCAATTACAGCATCATAGGCTTGACTTCCAGAAAGTAGATTGTTAACAATACGTTTAAGTCTCTCCCCTTTAGGAATACGACCATGTGGTGGAATAAACTTTAGTCTTGGCATGTTTTGCCCAAGGCGTGTTTGGAGAAATTCACACAGTTTTT
This DNA window, taken from Trichothermofontia sichuanensis B231, encodes the following:
- a CDS encoding TMEM165/GDT1 family protein, yielding MTKFPGSVLLSVLPCPLREHSSKINWPASLGIFSSTFITVLLAEMGDKTQITVLLMSAESQSPWLVFVGAGSALMMTSLLGVLVGHWLSHHFPPRLLETAAGALLLLIAIGLLWDVVHL
- a CDS encoding TMEM165/GDT1 family protein, yielding MDWSLLWLSFVAVFLSELGDKSQLAAIALSGSSRAPWAVFLGTSAALLLATFVGVILGHGTAQLFPSPRLVKSLAALGFALMAVRLLWPSRDLPNA
- a CDS encoding MinD/ParA family ATP-binding protein, encoding MAKIVSVHSFRGGTGKSNSTANIASTIARHGHRVAIVDTDIQSPGIHVLFGFDEEKIERSLNDYLWGRCAISDTAYDVSEVLRRHHSPTQPGGKIFLIPSSLKAGEIARVLREGYDVGLLNDGFQELIENLALDYLFIDTHPGLNEETLLSITISDILLLILRPDRQDFQGTAVTVDVARKLEVPKMLLMINKALPSYDFDAMRESVEATYSVPVAGIMPLSEEMIQLASSEIFVLRYPDHPLSKVIEVVAQQVMAA
- a CDS encoding winged helix-turn-helix domain-containing protein; translation: MSEPTNDFSVQGQSGEDTSISMIDIFTLPDSLRQLLSWMLRKGEVSVQEVAQHLKQDEATVTPLLEHLVEDGMLRTRQVGQERCFRVLLAHKSNRQVSEDIWSFLE
- a CDS encoding DUF4276 family protein, producing MKIAIVVEGETERAFKEKLCEFLQTRLGQNMPRLKFIPPHGRIPKGERLKRIVNNLLSGSQAYDAVIALTDVYTGTKDFKDAADATKKMREWTGHNPNFYPHVALHDFEAWLLPYWKTIQALAKHNRSAPSGPPETINYQKPPASHIKEIFQLGGQQDYNKPIHGKRILKDNDLMIAIQACPEMKAFIDQIITLCDASLWCE